The Terriglobus tenax genome contains a region encoding:
- a CDS encoding ammonium transporter, translating into MHLRRVKVYLALLLGLAFCTAPAFGQAATPKIDSGDNAWMLVSSALVLMMSGPGLALFYGGLVRKKNVLGTFMQTFAMMAVITVLWAVVMYSLAFSHGNAFIGGFDHIFLKGVGLEPSPYAPTIPAQTFMVYQLMFAIITPALITGAFAERMKFSAMLVFSILWSLFIYSPMAHMVWGEGGLLNIAGGKFPCLDFAGGTVVHVTSGISALVTALYLGKRIGYPKEPMPPHSLVLSFIGACLLWVGWFGFNAGSALGSGALATSAFVATHFGAAAAAIGWLLAEWIRNGKPSALGGISGAVAGLVAITPAAGFVTPMSAMVIGFIAGIFCFYMVVKVKMLFGYDDSLDAFGVHGAGGTLGAVLTGLFANSVINPVFGQGKATGLLEGNHGQLVNQLIGVALAWGISIVGTLILLFIVDKLIGLRVSPEDEATGLDLSQHGEEGYHAEASAH; encoded by the coding sequence ATGCATCTTCGTCGTGTGAAAGTGTATCTCGCATTGCTTCTTGGCCTGGCATTCTGTACGGCCCCGGCCTTTGGGCAGGCTGCGACTCCCAAGATTGACTCTGGCGACAACGCCTGGATGCTGGTCAGCTCCGCCCTGGTGCTGATGATGAGCGGCCCGGGCCTGGCGCTGTTCTACGGTGGGCTGGTGCGCAAGAAGAACGTGCTCGGCACCTTCATGCAGACCTTCGCCATGATGGCCGTAATCACGGTTCTGTGGGCCGTAGTGATGTATTCGCTGGCCTTCAGCCATGGCAATGCTTTTATTGGCGGCTTCGACCATATTTTCCTGAAGGGGGTAGGACTTGAACCAAGCCCGTACGCTCCTACTATCCCCGCGCAGACCTTCATGGTCTACCAGTTGATGTTCGCCATCATTACGCCTGCGCTGATCACCGGCGCGTTTGCCGAGCGTATGAAATTTTCGGCCATGCTGGTCTTCAGCATCCTGTGGTCGCTGTTTATCTACTCGCCCATGGCGCACATGGTCTGGGGGGAAGGTGGCCTGCTGAACATCGCCGGAGGTAAGTTCCCATGCCTGGATTTTGCTGGCGGAACGGTTGTTCACGTCACCTCCGGTATCTCGGCCCTGGTTACGGCTCTTTACCTGGGCAAGCGCATTGGCTACCCCAAGGAGCCTATGCCGCCGCACTCGCTGGTGCTCAGCTTTATCGGCGCCTGCCTTCTGTGGGTGGGCTGGTTCGGTTTCAACGCAGGTTCGGCGCTGGGTTCGGGCGCCTTGGCGACCTCGGCTTTTGTGGCGACGCACTTTGGCGCGGCTGCCGCGGCGATCGGCTGGCTGCTGGCGGAATGGATCCGCAATGGCAAGCCCTCGGCCCTGGGCGGTATCTCCGGCGCTGTCGCCGGACTGGTTGCAATCACTCCGGCTGCGGGTTTCGTGACCCCGATGAGCGCCATGGTGATCGGTTTCATCGCCGGGATCTTCTGCTTCTATATGGTTGTGAAGGTGAAGATGCTCTTCGGGTATGACGACTCGCTGGACGCCTTTGGCGTGCACGGCGCGGGTGGAACTCTGGGTGCGGTGCTGACTGGACTGTTTGCCAACAGCGTCATCAACCCCGTCTTTGGCCAGGGCAAGGCGACCGGTCTTCTCGAGGGAAACCACGGCCAGCTTGTTAACCAGTTGATCGGTGTTGCCCTGGCATGGGGTATCTCCATCGTCGGTACACTCATCCTTCTCTTCATTGTTGATAAGCTGATTGGTCTGCGGGTTTCGCCCGAGGATGAGGCCACCGGACTGGACCTGTCGCAGCACGGTGAAGAGGGTTACCACGCAGAGGCTTCGGCGCACTAA